Within Deinococcus radiopugnans ATCC 19172, the genomic segment AGAACCTTTCCACGCCGAGGGCTGGGCGCTCAACTTGGGGGTGCTGGGCTTCATCCTGACCCTGACCGGCGCGCACATGACCCTGACCTGGCCGTTTGCCAAATACTTTCCCTTCGACAACATCATCTTCGGCGAGCCGTCCCTGGCCTTTGGCGTGATTCTGCTGGCCGCCGCGTTCTACGCGTGGAAACGGGCCGCCGCACTGCGCGATCCCGCTACGGTGGGCCGCGAATTGGCCGCCGCCGCGCAGCCCCTCAGTATTTTTGTGACGGGGCTGGGATTGTCGATGATCGCGATTGCCTGTGCAGGTATCGCCTTTCAACTGTTCGCCGCCCCGCCGGAAGAACCCATCTCGGGCCGCTTTGCCCAGTATCCGTGGCTCGAAGCCATCTTTATTTCCGGACTGTACGCCACTGTGGGTCTGACGGCGCTGCTCTACCCCTTCTTCGTGCGTCAGGCGTCGGCGGGTGAGAGTGGAGGTGCCGTTCAGAAGGTCACGGGCGTGTTGCTGGTGCTGGACGGCCTGGCTTTTTTGCTGTTCGGGGCGCTCAACTACTACACGCACATCGGTTTGATCATCAACACCATGCCCAAGCCCTGAAGCACCTTTGGTGGTGAGCGGCAGCGTACCGCCC encodes:
- a CDS encoding DUF981 family protein, coding for MSTAAGGLVIDWTQMTTYNTIMALATGAALLSLAALGRTVARKEPFHAEGWALNLGVLGFILTLTGAHMTLTWPFAKYFPFDNIIFGEPSLAFGVILLAAAFYAWKRAAALRDPATVGRELAAAAQPLSIFVTGLGLSMIAIACAGIAFQLFAAPPEEPISGRFAQYPWLEAIFISGLYATVGLTALLYPFFVRQASAGESGGAVQKVTGVLLVLDGLAFLLFGALNYYTHIGLIINTMPKP